One stretch of Prunus persica cultivar Lovell chromosome G1, Prunus_persica_NCBIv2, whole genome shotgun sequence DNA includes these proteins:
- the LOC109946771 gene encoding uncharacterized protein LOC109946771, whose amino-acid sequence MAEAFKFKLLQSTPYYAQANGQAESSNKVIINIIRKMLEKNPKQWHEKLLETLWAYRTSKREATGMAPYALTYGHDAILPMEIAVQLLRIAQQHNLTGEDYSQAMLLELEGLDASRIDTLNKLLARKQAVSRAYNKRVKNKSFEEGEIFWKTVLPLEHT is encoded by the coding sequence atggcagaagcattcaaattcaaattactTCAATCCACTCCTTactatgctcaagctaatggacaggcagaatcaagtaacaaggtgatcATCAACATTATTAGAAAAATgcttgagaaaaatccaaagcaaTGGCATGAGAAGTTATTAGAAACTCTGTGGGCATATAGGACTTCAAAGAGAGAAGCAACTGGCATGGCCCCATATGCTCTAACTTATGGTCATGATGCAATTCTGCCTATGGAAATAGCAGTCCAATTGCTCAGAATTGCTCAACAACACAATCTGACTGGAGAAGACTACTCTCAAGCCATGTTGCTAGAACTGGAAGGATTAGATGCAAGTAGAATTGAtaccctcaacaaactcttagcaaGAAAACAGGCTGTGTCAAGGGCTTACAATAAAAGAGTTaaaaacaagagttttgaagagggagagatatTCTGGAAAACAGTTCTCCCCTTGGAACACACATAG
- the LOC109946773 gene encoding uncharacterized protein LOC109946773 — MEHMIDHAQPEQGRNPHPINALNDMGALQRMIREMMEPEARRGERTTYRKPDPAYIDQIPLSPNFKVPYFTLFNGEDPHASSVEHIGRFSVQCIAIENNPLLKLRLFGNSLSGQAFTWIQPEVTISDLAALKRNEHEPAPDFIARFRKLKMKCRIPLEERHFIQMAQTALKISLRKRFDGMLFGDLAELADKASKYEELLREEQQKRNSSKGTYYKTPSSSVHLVEVESEEREIAVAEMAKLKHPISCKALTKPPKDHKPPSFIRGFVPNKPTQNKVYSFDLTKVDALFDEMLLQKAIETSHRLPKPDELKGRQYCRWHNSWNHSTNSCVVFKDVIQEG; from the exons ATGGAGCACATGATTGACCACGCCCAGCCAGAACAAGGGCGAAATCCACACCCTatcaatgctttgaatgacATGGGGGCACTGCAGAGAATGATCAGGGAGATGATGGAGCCTGAAGCCAGAAGGGGAGAAAGGACTACCTACAGAAAACCAGATCCAGCGTACATAGATCAGATACCTCTATCCCCAAATTTTAAAGTACCATACTTCACTTTGTTCAATGGAGAAGACCCCCATGCTTCATCAGTTGAGCATATAGGCAGATTCTCTGTCCAGTGCATAGCCATAGAAAATAACCCTCTGTTAAAACTGAGGCTTTTTGGAAATTCTCTCTCTGGACAAGCCTTCACCTG GATCcagccagaagtcaccatcagtgatcttGCTGCCCTCAAACGGAATGAACATGAGCCTGCACCAGACTTCATAGCTAGATTTAGGAAGCTCAAGATGAAATGCCGAATCCCTTTGGAAGAGAGAcacttcatccagatggcTCAAACTgcccttaaaatctctctGAGAAAGAGATTTGATGGGATGCTATTTGGAGATCTGGCAGAGCTGGCAGACAAAGCATCTAAATATGAGGAGCTACTCAGGGAAGAACAGCAGAAAAGGAACTCTTCCAAAGGCACATACTacaaaaccccttcttcttcagtaCATCTGGTTGAAGTAGAAtcagaggaaagagaaattgCAGTAGCAGAGATGGCAAAGTTGAAACATCCCATCAGCTGCAAGGCTCTTACAAAGCCACCAAAGGACCATAAGCCACCATCGTTCATAAGAGGGTTTGttccaaacaaaccaacacagAACAAGGTGTATTCCTTTGATCTAACCAAGGTTGATGCTTTGTTTGATGAGATGCTGCTACAGAAGGCAATAGAGACATCCCACAGGTTGCCCAAGCCGGATGAACTCAAGGGCAGACAATATTGCAGATGGCATAACTCTTGGAACCACTCCACCAATAGCTGTGTTGTTTTCAAAGATGTCATACAGGAAGGCTAA